The proteins below come from a single Chiloscyllium punctatum isolate Juve2018m chromosome 22, sChiPun1.3, whole genome shotgun sequence genomic window:
- the LOC140493572 gene encoding acyl-CoA (8-3)-desaturase-like isoform X2: MECGLDRFFTWEEVQKHCTRNDRWLVIHRKVYDISEFSKRHPGGARVIGHYAGQDATDPFTAFHIDKTLVSKYLNSLLIGELAPDQPSLESWKSKLITEDFQELRALVEKTNLLKPNKLFFAGMLAHLLLLDAAAWLTLWYFGASFVPFMISTALLAIVQAQGGWLQHDFGHLSVFSKSKWNHIVHKFIIGHLKGAPASWWNHLHFQHHAKPNCFRKDPDINMHPIFFVLGKKLPIEVGIQKKKYMPYQYQHKYFFLIGPPALLPLYFQWYIFYFAVQRKQWVDLAWMVSFYIRISLTYIPLLGIQGFLLMFFLVRFMESNWFVWVTQMNHIPMIIDHDQKEDWLTMQLHATCNVHQSVFNDWFTGHLNFQIEHQ, from the exons ATGGAGTGTGGTCTGGACAGGTTCTTCACCTGGGAGGAGGTGCAGAAGCACTGTACCCGCAACGACCGCTGGCTGGTGATCCACAGAAAGGTCTATGATATCTCAGAGTTCAGCAAAAGGCACCCGGGAGGCGCCCGAGTAATCGGGCACTACGCTGGGCAGGACGCTACG GATCCCTTCACTGCCTTCCACATTGATAAGACACTGGTGAGCAAGTATCTGAACTCGCTGTTGATTGGAGAGCTTGCTCCTGACCAGCCCAGCTTGGAATCTTGGAAAAGT AAACTGATAACAGAGGATTTCCAGGAGCTGCGTGCACTTGTGGAAAAGACGAACCTCCTCAAGCCAAACAAGCTGTTCTTTGCTGGAATGCTAGCACACCTACTACTCCTTGATGCTGCGGCCTGGCTCACTCTATGGTATTTTGGTGCCTCCTTTGTCCCCTTTATGATCAGCACAGCTCTTCTGGCCATTGTGCAG GCACAGGGTGGTTGGCTACAGCATGACTTTGGGCACCTATCAGTGTTTAGCAAATCCAAGTGGAACCATATTGTTCACAAATTTATCATTGGTCACCTGAAA GGGGCCCCAGCCAGCTGGTGGAACCACCTCCACTTTCAGCATCATGCCAAGCCCAACTGCTTCCGCAAAGACCCTGACATCAACATGCATCCCATCTTCTTTGTCTTGGGAAAGAAGCTCCCAATTGAG GTGGGGATACAGAAGAAGAAGTATATGCCATACCAATACCAACATAAGTATTTCTTCCTGA TTGGACCTCCAGCACTACTTCCCCTCTACTTCCAATGGTACATCTTTTACTTCGCTGTGCAACGAAAGCAGTGGGTG GACTTGGCCTGGATGGTGTCTTTCTACATTCGTATCAGCTTGACTTACATCCCACTGCTTGGCATTCAAGGTTTTCTGTTAATGTTCTTTCTAGTGAG ATTTATGGAAAGTAATTGGTTTGTGTGGGTGACTCAGATGAACCACATTCCTATGATAATTGACCATGATCAGAAGGAGGATTGGCTGACCATGCAG TTGCATGCTACTTGTAACGTCCATCAGTCTGTCTTCAATGACTGGTTCACAGGTCACCTCAACTTCCAGATTGAACATCAGTGA